A stretch of Anaeromyxobacter dehalogenans 2CP-1 DNA encodes these proteins:
- the argC gene encoding N-acetyl-gamma-glutamyl-phosphate reductase produces MHSHSAAVIGASGYSGLELTRLLARHPHARLTAIYSDRWSGERAGARLPLPGPAASLAYLPLAEGEAADADVVFLATPAEVSADLVPRLLARGAKLVVDLSGAFRLTDPAAYPAWYGFTHPAPELLAEARYGCPELGREALAGARLVTNPGCYATTIALALAPLVRSGVASPDGIAVTGLSGVSGAGRKSSEDYSFVEVSDDLRAYRLGRHQHVPEIEQTVARHAGACGPISFSPVLVPIRRGILATAVLRPAPGATQADVAAALERAYGDEPFVSVRAPDKVAVKDVVHTNRCHVGAALDARAGALVAVSAIDNLVKGAAGQAVQSMNAALGWPETAGLDLLGG; encoded by the coding sequence ATGCATAGCCATTCGGCCGCGGTGATCGGCGCGTCCGGTTACTCCGGCCTCGAGCTCACCCGCCTGCTGGCGCGCCACCCGCACGCGCGCCTCACCGCGATCTACTCCGACCGCTGGAGCGGCGAGCGCGCCGGCGCGCGCCTGCCGCTGCCCGGCCCCGCCGCCTCGCTCGCGTACCTGCCGCTCGCCGAGGGCGAGGCGGCCGACGCGGACGTGGTGTTCCTCGCCACGCCGGCCGAGGTCTCGGCCGACCTCGTGCCGCGGCTGCTCGCGCGCGGGGCGAAGCTGGTGGTGGATCTCTCCGGCGCGTTCCGGCTCACCGACCCCGCCGCCTATCCGGCCTGGTACGGCTTCACCCACCCCGCCCCGGAGCTGCTCGCCGAGGCGCGCTACGGCTGCCCGGAGCTGGGCCGCGAGGCGCTGGCCGGCGCGCGGCTGGTCACGAACCCGGGCTGCTACGCCACGACGATCGCGCTGGCGCTCGCGCCGCTGGTGCGCAGCGGCGTGGCCTCGCCGGACGGCATCGCGGTGACCGGCCTCTCCGGCGTGTCCGGCGCCGGCCGCAAGTCGAGCGAGGACTACAGCTTCGTCGAGGTCTCCGACGACCTGCGCGCCTACCGGCTGGGCCGCCACCAGCACGTCCCGGAGATCGAGCAGACCGTGGCGCGCCACGCCGGCGCGTGCGGCCCCATCTCCTTCTCCCCGGTGCTCGTGCCCATCCGCCGCGGCATCCTCGCCACCGCGGTCCTGCGCCCCGCCCCCGGCGCGACGCAGGCCGACGTGGCCGCGGCGCTGGAGCGGGCCTACGGCGACGAGCCGTTCGTCTCGGTGCGCGCGCCCGACAAGGTGGCGGTGAAGGACGTGGTGCACACGAACCGCTGCCACGTGGGCGCGGCGCTGGACGCGCGCGCCGGCGCCCTGGTGGCGGTCTCCGCCATCGACAACCTGGTGAAGGGCGCCGCGGGGCAGGCCGTGCAGTCCATGAACGCCGCGCTGGGCTGGCCGGAGACGGCCGGCCTCGACCTGCTGGGAGGCTAG
- a CDS encoding helix-turn-helix transcriptional regulator: MSAAGSRRRPAGARAKAPTKAAAAKAPPAAKPARGAARAAPRPSARAPAAPKKADPRDRLRRVLFLVPYAVRHPGIPVRDLARRCGCTEKELLEDLDFLLEVGSPPFAPDDFLDLYVEGDRVYVALHQSFSRPPRFTESEAAALAAAAAALGGEGRERAVKALRDSVPRDRRASFDELVERIYAGAPPARDSVLGRLQRAIAERRAVRLAYHSASRDAETDRTVRPYTLAQRFGHWYLYGHDAERGKALAFRLDRIRECTLLPERFEPPTEAELARARLFSEAAGEPVRIRLGAQAAPWAVSRPGISLVERTPGGGAVVEVAGAGNDWATRFALSLGGGAEVVAPAAARRAFAETVRRTLARYR, translated from the coding sequence GTGAGCGCCGCCGGGTCGCGGCGCCGTCCCGCCGGGGCGCGGGCGAAGGCGCCCACGAAGGCGGCGGCCGCCAAGGCGCCGCCGGCGGCGAAGCCGGCCCGCGGTGCCGCGCGCGCCGCCCCCCGTCCCTCCGCCCGCGCGCCCGCCGCGCCGAAGAAGGCCGACCCGCGCGACCGGCTCCGCCGCGTGCTGTTCCTCGTGCCCTACGCGGTCCGCCACCCGGGCATCCCGGTGCGCGACCTGGCGCGGCGCTGCGGCTGCACCGAGAAGGAGCTGCTCGAGGACCTCGACTTCCTGCTCGAGGTCGGCTCGCCCCCGTTCGCCCCCGACGACTTCCTCGACCTCTACGTCGAGGGCGACCGCGTCTACGTGGCGCTGCACCAGAGCTTCTCGCGCCCGCCGCGGTTCACCGAGAGCGAAGCCGCCGCGCTCGCCGCGGCCGCGGCCGCGCTGGGCGGCGAGGGGCGCGAGCGCGCCGTGAAGGCGCTCCGCGACTCGGTCCCCCGCGACCGGCGCGCCAGCTTCGACGAGCTGGTGGAGCGCATCTACGCCGGCGCCCCCCCGGCGCGGGACTCGGTGCTGGGCCGGCTCCAGCGCGCCATCGCCGAGCGGCGCGCGGTGCGCCTCGCCTACCACTCCGCCTCGCGCGACGCCGAGACCGACCGGACCGTGCGCCCGTACACGCTCGCGCAGCGCTTCGGCCACTGGTACCTGTACGGGCACGACGCCGAGCGGGGGAAGGCGCTCGCCTTCCGCCTCGACCGGATCCGGGAGTGCACCTTGCTGCCGGAGCGCTTCGAGCCGCCCACCGAGGCCGAGCTGGCCAGGGCCCGCCTGTTCTCCGAGGCGGCCGGCGAGCCCGTGCGGATCCGGCTCGGCGCGCAGGCGGCGCCCTGGGCGGTGTCGCGTCCCGGCATCTCGCTGGTGGAGCGGACGCCGGGCGGCGGGGCCGTGGTGGAGGTGGCCGGCGCCGGGAACGACTGGGCCACCCGGTTCGCGCTCTCGCTGGGTGGCGGCGCCGAGGTGGTCGCGCCGGCCGCCGCGCGCCGCGCGTTCGCCGAGACGGTGCGTCGCACGCTGGCGCGCTACCGCTGA
- a CDS encoding sensor histidine kinase, translating into MRRVATKIFLTFAVALAAFAAVAGFGVARLHDLRRDLRTLSSGYIPLTRIAAQLDVKDWVTARALEARVLDPAARRAYLPVARAHFPALVREKIEEGKRVAAGARLNASGDDAHFLGDVLARLDGLAARWADYDREARALLDALEGGAGLGPGAAAFDARVAAVRQLEKGLSLDVKLLQVALETQIADRVHAAERTEGNTVALTVIYSLLALAVGVGAAAISQRLLAPIQTLTEGVKAVAAGDLTRKVEARGRDEISVLAHEFNAMAASLDRQRADLLRAERLAAVGRISAQITHEIRNPLNAIGLNAELLAEEIAALPAPPAEATGLVSAISREVDRLNAVTEEYLRFARLPRPQLERHDLNEILGGLLDFLGPELAAARVAVHRALAPGLPGVRCDEGQLRAVFLNLLRNSREAMPGGGTVTVVTRRADSGAAVEAELGDTGGGIPPGDLTRIFEPFYSTKERGTGLGLAFTQQVVEEHGGTIRCESTVGRGTIFTLRFPAVQDRVEHEVGAAT; encoded by the coding sequence ATGCGACGCGTCGCCACCAAGATCTTCCTCACCTTCGCGGTCGCCCTGGCGGCGTTCGCGGCGGTGGCCGGGTTCGGTGTGGCGCGCCTCCACGATCTGCGGCGCGACCTGCGCACGCTGTCCTCCGGCTACATCCCGCTCACCCGGATCGCGGCGCAGCTCGACGTGAAGGACTGGGTCACCGCCCGCGCGCTGGAGGCGCGGGTGCTCGACCCCGCCGCCCGGCGGGCCTACCTCCCGGTGGCGAGGGCGCACTTCCCCGCGCTGGTGCGCGAGAAGATCGAGGAGGGCAAGCGCGTGGCCGCCGGCGCGCGGCTCAACGCCTCCGGCGACGACGCCCACTTCCTCGGCGACGTGCTCGCCCGGCTGGACGGCCTCGCCGCGCGATGGGCCGACTACGATCGCGAGGCGCGGGCGCTGCTCGACGCGCTGGAGGGCGGGGCGGGCCTGGGCCCGGGCGCGGCGGCGTTCGACGCGCGCGTGGCCGCGGTGCGGCAGCTGGAGAAGGGGCTCAGCCTGGACGTGAAGCTGCTGCAGGTCGCGCTCGAGACGCAGATCGCCGACCGCGTGCACGCCGCCGAGCGGACCGAGGGGAACACCGTCGCGCTGACGGTGATCTACTCCCTGCTCGCGCTGGCGGTGGGCGTCGGCGCGGCGGCCATCTCGCAGCGGCTGCTCGCGCCCATCCAGACCTTGACCGAGGGCGTGAAGGCGGTCGCGGCCGGCGACCTCACCCGCAAGGTGGAGGCGCGCGGCCGGGACGAGATCTCGGTGCTCGCGCACGAGTTCAACGCCATGGCGGCCTCGCTCGACCGGCAGCGCGCCGACCTGCTCCGGGCGGAGCGGCTGGCCGCGGTCGGCCGCATCTCGGCGCAGATCACGCACGAGATCCGGAACCCGCTGAACGCCATCGGCCTGAACGCCGAGCTGCTCGCCGAGGAGATCGCCGCCCTGCCCGCGCCGCCGGCCGAGGCGACCGGGCTGGTGTCCGCGATCTCGCGCGAGGTGGACCGGCTGAACGCGGTGACCGAGGAGTACCTCCGCTTCGCGCGCCTCCCGCGCCCGCAGCTCGAGCGCCACGACCTGAACGAGATCCTGGGCGGCCTGCTCGACTTCCTCGGGCCCGAGCTCGCCGCCGCGCGCGTGGCGGTGCACCGCGCCCTGGCGCCCGGCCTGCCCGGCGTGCGCTGCGACGAGGGGCAGCTCCGCGCGGTGTTCCTGAACCTCCTGCGGAACAGCCGCGAGGCGATGCCCGGAGGCGGGACCGTGACCGTGGTGACCCGCCGGGCGGACTCCGGCGCGGCCGTCGAGGCCGAGCTGGGGGACACCGGGGGGGGGATCCCCCCAGGTGACCTGACGCGGATCTTCGAGCCGTTCTACTCCACGAAGGAACGCGGCACCGGCCTGGGGCTCGCGTTCACCCAGCAGGTCGTCGAGGAGCACGGCGGGACCATCCGGTGCGAGAGCACCGTGGGCCGGGGAACGATCTTCACCCTCCGCTTCCCGGCGGTCCAGGACAGGGTGGAACACGAGGTGGGTGCAGCCACATGA
- a CDS encoding arginine repressor, translating to MTSADRRRDAVARIIRARRIGTQEELLAALERAGFRATQATLSRDLARLGARRVSGPEGAVYELGADGADGGLAALRGLVSSIAANASMVVIRTHPGSAPAIARAIDLAQPPEVLGTIAGDDTIFVAPAGELRPRRLAARLAELLGTPSALAGEGGERTH from the coding sequence ATGACCTCCGCCGACCGCCGCCGCGACGCCGTCGCCCGCATCATCCGCGCCCGCCGCATCGGGACGCAGGAGGAGCTGCTCGCCGCGCTGGAGCGGGCCGGCTTCCGCGCCACCCAGGCGACGCTCTCGCGCGACCTCGCCCGGCTGGGCGCGCGCCGCGTCTCCGGGCCGGAGGGCGCGGTGTACGAGCTGGGCGCCGACGGCGCCGACGGCGGCCTGGCCGCGCTGCGCGGCCTGGTGAGCAGCATCGCCGCGAACGCGTCCATGGTGGTCATCCGCACCCACCCCGGCAGCGCGCCCGCCATCGCGCGCGCCATCGACCTGGCCCAGCCGCCGGAGGTGCTCGGCACCATCGCCGGCGACGACACCATCTTCGTCGCGCCCGCCGGCGAGCTGCGCCCGCGGCGGCTCGCGGCGCGGCTGGCGGAGCTGCTCGGCACCCCCTCCGCGCTGGCCGGCGAGGGCGGCGAGCGGACCCACTGA
- the argJ gene encoding bifunctional glutamate N-acetyltransferase/amino-acid acetyltransferase ArgJ produces MRIPKGFRFGGVACGLKPQRRDLALVVSDHPAAAAGLFTINRAAAAPVIDARTRVPAEGIRAIVVNSGNANALTGPAGLDDVTVIRAAVADALGLQKRAVLTASTGVIGARLPAMKVVTALPALVDQLGDHPDLAAEAIMTTDTRPKMAAREVTLGGKTAIVTAICKGSGMLAPQLATTICLLVTDAAVTPRALQDALARAVERTLHMVTVDGEMSTNDTVYALANGLAGNPRISDPGPDLDRLETALTDLLEEMARAMAADGEGATKLVEVVVSGAPSDEAARDCARAVASSPLVKAALFGADPNWGRVLATVGARAGAMNYPIDPYRARVVLQGVTVFEGGAPVELDREGLRTRMRDSRIDVLVELADGTARAVAWGCDLSYDYVKINADYTSLIVQRPDGGVGKDDRVSNYSPAFKRTLLAEALKYIAAFSGQVAVIKYGGAAMVKDSLKAAFAEDVTLLKKVGLKPVVVHGGAPEITRTLEKLGERSEFVDGMRITDAQSLPVVEMVLTGKVNQELVALLNARSAGAVGLSGKDGQLLRARKAVHESGRDLGYVGEVVQVNTQFLRMFLDGGYVPVISPIGLTDDGTGLSINADDVAAAIAVALGAPKLIYLTDVAGVLESAPDGQLVRQLTLADLDRRIQAGAITGGMKWKAWAIQTALRGGVGRVHVLDGRQPHTVIAELFTDRGVGSLLTAE; encoded by the coding sequence GTGAGGATCCCGAAGGGCTTCCGGTTCGGCGGGGTGGCGTGCGGGCTGAAGCCGCAGCGCCGCGACCTCGCGCTCGTCGTCTCCGACCACCCGGCCGCCGCGGCCGGCCTGTTCACCATCAACCGCGCCGCCGCCGCGCCGGTCATCGACGCGCGCACGCGCGTGCCGGCCGAGGGCATCCGCGCCATCGTGGTGAACTCCGGGAACGCGAACGCGCTCACCGGCCCGGCCGGCCTCGACGACGTCACCGTGATCCGCGCCGCGGTGGCCGACGCGCTCGGGCTCCAGAAGCGCGCGGTGCTCACCGCGTCCACCGGCGTCATCGGCGCGCGGCTGCCCGCCATGAAGGTGGTCACCGCGCTGCCGGCGCTGGTGGACCAGCTCGGCGACCACCCGGATCTCGCCGCCGAGGCGATCATGACCACCGACACGCGGCCGAAGATGGCCGCGCGCGAGGTGACGCTGGGCGGGAAGACCGCCATCGTGACCGCGATCTGCAAGGGCTCGGGCATGCTCGCGCCGCAGCTCGCGACCACGATCTGCCTGCTCGTCACCGACGCGGCGGTGACGCCGCGCGCGCTGCAGGACGCGCTGGCACGGGCGGTGGAGCGGACGCTGCACATGGTGACGGTGGACGGCGAGATGTCCACCAACGACACGGTCTACGCGCTCGCGAACGGGCTGGCCGGCAACCCGCGCATCTCCGACCCGGGGCCGGACCTGGATCGCCTGGAGACCGCGCTCACCGACCTGCTGGAGGAGATGGCCCGCGCCATGGCGGCCGACGGCGAGGGCGCCACCAAGCTGGTGGAGGTGGTGGTGTCCGGCGCCCCGTCGGACGAGGCGGCACGCGACTGCGCCCGCGCCGTCGCCTCCTCGCCGCTGGTGAAGGCGGCGCTGTTCGGGGCCGATCCGAACTGGGGCCGCGTGCTCGCCACGGTGGGCGCGCGCGCCGGCGCCATGAACTACCCCATCGACCCGTACCGGGCGCGGGTGGTGCTGCAGGGCGTGACGGTGTTCGAGGGCGGCGCGCCGGTCGAGCTGGATCGCGAGGGGCTCCGGACGCGCATGCGCGACAGCCGCATCGACGTGCTGGTCGAGCTCGCCGACGGGACCGCGCGCGCGGTGGCCTGGGGCTGCGATCTCTCCTACGACTACGTCAAGATCAACGCCGACTACACCTCGCTCATCGTGCAGCGGCCCGACGGCGGCGTCGGCAAGGACGACCGCGTCTCCAACTACAGCCCGGCGTTCAAGCGGACCCTGCTCGCCGAGGCGCTGAAGTACATCGCCGCGTTCTCCGGGCAGGTGGCGGTCATCAAGTACGGCGGCGCCGCCATGGTGAAGGACAGCCTGAAGGCCGCGTTCGCCGAGGACGTGACGCTGCTGAAGAAGGTCGGGCTGAAGCCGGTGGTGGTGCACGGCGGCGCGCCGGAGATCACCCGCACGCTCGAGAAGCTGGGCGAGCGCAGCGAGTTCGTGGACGGCATGCGCATCACCGACGCGCAGAGCCTGCCGGTGGTGGAGATGGTGCTCACCGGCAAGGTGAACCAGGAGCTGGTGGCGCTGCTCAACGCGCGCAGCGCCGGCGCGGTGGGCCTGTCCGGCAAGGACGGGCAGCTGCTCCGGGCGCGCAAGGCGGTGCACGAGTCCGGCCGCGACCTCGGCTACGTGGGCGAGGTGGTGCAGGTGAACACCCAGTTCCTGCGCATGTTCCTGGACGGCGGCTACGTCCCGGTGATCTCGCCCATCGGCCTCACCGACGACGGCACCGGCCTGTCGATCAACGCCGACGACGTCGCCGCGGCCATCGCGGTGGCGCTCGGGGCGCCGAAGCTCATCTACCTGACCGACGTCGCCGGGGTGCTGGAGTCGGCGCCCGACGGGCAGCTGGTCCGCCAGCTCACGCTCGCCGACCTCGACCGCCGCATCCAGGCGGGCGCCATCACCGGCGGGATGAAGTGGAAGGCCTGGGCCATCCAGACCGCGCTCCGCGGCGGGGTGGGCCGGGTGCACGTCCTCGACGGCCGGCAGCCGCACACCGTCATCGCCGAGCTCTTCACCGACCGCGGGGTGGGCTCGCTCCTCACCGCCGAATGA
- a CDS encoding response regulator, with amino-acid sequence MAQVLIVDDTDIVRRAIELALRRMGHVAVSTCDAAEALVLARRNPPDLALLDFRMPGMDGATLFQELRAALGERCPRVLFVSASPPDEVAREVERIAPAAGYVRKPFHLDDLVRAVAEALEPAGPTRPALAEGAP; translated from the coding sequence GTGGCGCAGGTTCTCATCGTGGACGACACCGACATCGTGCGGCGCGCCATCGAGCTGGCGCTCCGCCGGATGGGACACGTCGCGGTGTCGACCTGCGACGCCGCCGAGGCGCTCGTCCTCGCGCGGCGGAACCCGCCCGACCTCGCGCTGCTCGACTTCCGCATGCCCGGCATGGACGGCGCCACCCTGTTCCAGGAGCTGCGCGCCGCGCTCGGCGAGCGGTGCCCGCGGGTGCTGTTCGTGTCGGCGTCGCCGCCCGACGAGGTGGCGCGCGAGGTGGAGCGGATCGCGCCGGCGGCCGGGTACGTGCGGAAGCCCTTCCACCTCGACGATCTGGTCCGCGCCGTGGCCGAGGCGCTCGAGCCCGCCGGACCGACGCGACCCGCGCTGGCGGAAGGTGCGCCGTAG
- a CDS encoding NAD(P)-dependent oxidoreductase: MRLRIGFIGLGTMGEPIANNLRRAGHELAVWNRTPARADHLVSRGAKRAATPRECASGRDAVFTCVSDERALDAVLDGPDGVLAGLREGDVLVDLTTAGVTSARAVAARADARGARFVACPVLGSKTAAEQAQVVLVAGGPGPARERLRPALHAISARLFELDDPAQAALMKLCVNAVGGAMMTAFGEAVALASAGGVEPSRLVEVLQASAFHSPLYLMKGELVQKKDWAPRFRIALAEKDQRLAQEAAAELGAQVPVSEAVRELMAAATEAGRGDQDVAALADLYLEWTRRR; this comes from the coding sequence ATGCGCTTGCGGATCGGCTTCATCGGCCTCGGGACGATGGGCGAGCCCATCGCCAACAACCTGCGCCGCGCTGGCCACGAGCTCGCGGTCTGGAACCGCACGCCGGCCCGGGCGGATCACCTCGTGTCCAGGGGCGCGAAGCGCGCCGCCACGCCGCGCGAGTGCGCGAGCGGCAGGGACGCGGTGTTCACCTGCGTGTCCGACGAGCGCGCGCTCGACGCGGTCCTCGACGGGCCCGACGGCGTGCTCGCCGGGCTGCGCGAGGGCGACGTGCTGGTGGACCTCACCACCGCGGGCGTCACCTCCGCCCGCGCGGTCGCCGCCCGCGCGGACGCGCGGGGCGCGCGCTTCGTCGCCTGCCCGGTGCTCGGCTCGAAGACGGCCGCGGAGCAGGCGCAGGTCGTGCTGGTGGCGGGCGGCCCCGGTCCGGCCCGCGAGCGGCTCCGCCCGGCGCTCCACGCGATCTCGGCCCGGCTGTTCGAGCTTGACGACCCGGCGCAGGCCGCGCTGATGAAGCTGTGCGTGAACGCGGTCGGCGGCGCGATGATGACCGCGTTCGGCGAGGCGGTGGCGCTCGCCTCCGCGGGCGGCGTCGAGCCGTCGCGCCTGGTGGAGGTGCTGCAGGCGTCCGCCTTCCACTCGCCGCTCTACCTCATGAAGGGCGAGCTGGTGCAGAAGAAGGACTGGGCGCCGCGGTTCCGCATCGCGCTCGCGGAGAAGGACCAGCGCCTCGCGCAGGAGGCCGCGGCCGAGCTGGGCGCGCAGGTCCCGGTCAGCGAGGCGGTCCGCGAGCTGATGGCCGCCGCGACCGAGGCCGGCCGCGGGGACCAGGACGTCGCGGCGCTCGCCGACCTCTACCTGGAGTGGACGCGGAGGCGGTGA
- a CDS encoding DUF1054 family protein, which produces MAGLGLGPPDFALFELGDPDERARALEEELQPKLLALGAQCSSGLARVAGKELFVHPGKLPRRRNAAPEEVLVAFSDSPKGYRGLAFLAVVMTREHLHARVGVRGDSPRRTGMQRALEREATNLARKGKPFRKLREFLDWNHEELPELAPAHSTAFWLEMGEALAPGGAGLDLGIAWTQEEARSIALGDLLGVFRDLAPLYKVLANAE; this is translated from the coding sequence ATGGCAGGGCTGGGACTCGGTCCACCCGACTTCGCGCTGTTCGAGCTCGGCGATCCCGACGAGCGCGCCCGGGCCCTCGAGGAGGAGCTCCAGCCGAAGCTCCTCGCCCTGGGCGCCCAGTGCAGCTCGGGCCTCGCGCGCGTCGCCGGCAAGGAGCTGTTCGTCCACCCGGGGAAGCTGCCGCGCCGCCGCAACGCCGCGCCCGAGGAGGTGCTGGTCGCCTTCTCCGACAGCCCGAAGGGCTACCGTGGGCTCGCCTTCCTCGCCGTGGTCATGACCCGCGAGCACCTGCACGCCCGGGTGGGCGTGCGGGGCGACTCGCCGCGGCGCACCGGCATGCAGCGCGCGCTCGAGCGCGAGGCCACCAACCTGGCGCGCAAGGGGAAGCCGTTCCGGAAGCTCCGCGAGTTCCTGGACTGGAACCACGAGGAGTTGCCCGAGCTCGCCCCGGCCCACTCGACCGCGTTCTGGCTGGAGATGGGCGAGGCGCTCGCGCCCGGCGGCGCGGGCCTCGACCTCGGGATCGCGTGGACGCAGGAGGAGGCGCGGAGCATCGCGCTGGGCGACCTGCTGGGCGTGTTCCGCGATCTGGCGCCGTTGTACAAGGTTCTGGCCAACGCCGAATGA
- a CDS encoding protoporphyrinogen/coproporphyrinogen oxidase yields the protein MADVIVVGAGISGLAFAWKAGQAGKQVLVLERDRRVGGCLHSERRPDGYWFEMGAHTVYNSYGAFLDIAVGGGVAGKIVQRGPARASFGLLRDGTYRWLTPPKVLLQLSWLEAAVHFPAGIFRKKEGETVYSYYSRLLGRGNYDRVISPFFAAVPSQKADGFPLEGAGSLFKKRPRREEFVRSFGFDGGLQLVADAAARSKGVTVETGVEVRRVARTAGGFAVTTADGRTLEAPLVAVAAPPDAAAAMLEQDFHELATGIRRVGTVRVDSMGVVLPRAECWMPECAFLVPVDDLFFSCVTRDPFPDPRMRAFAFHFRDGTSREQRLKRMSEVLRVPVERLGTPVERRTTLPSPALGHADIVAELDRCLAGGKLAVTGNYFAGLAIEDCVLRSNEEWKRVAG from the coding sequence ATGGCAGACGTCATCGTGGTCGGCGCGGGCATCAGCGGGCTCGCGTTCGCCTGGAAGGCCGGGCAGGCGGGCAAGCAGGTGCTGGTCCTGGAGCGCGACCGGCGCGTCGGCGGCTGCCTGCACTCCGAGCGGCGCCCCGACGGCTACTGGTTCGAGATGGGCGCGCACACCGTCTACAACAGCTACGGCGCGTTCCTGGACATCGCGGTGGGCGGCGGCGTGGCCGGAAAGATCGTCCAGCGCGGCCCGGCCCGCGCCAGCTTCGGGCTGCTGCGCGACGGGACCTATCGCTGGCTCACCCCGCCCAAGGTCCTGCTCCAGCTGAGCTGGCTCGAGGCCGCGGTGCACTTCCCCGCCGGCATCTTCCGCAAGAAGGAGGGGGAGACCGTCTACTCGTACTACTCGCGGCTGCTCGGCCGCGGGAACTACGACCGCGTCATCTCGCCGTTCTTCGCCGCGGTGCCGTCGCAGAAGGCGGACGGCTTCCCGCTGGAGGGCGCCGGCTCGCTGTTCAAGAAGCGGCCGCGGCGGGAGGAGTTCGTCCGCAGCTTCGGGTTCGACGGCGGCCTGCAGCTGGTGGCCGACGCGGCGGCCCGCTCGAAGGGCGTGACGGTGGAGACCGGGGTCGAGGTCCGCCGCGTGGCGCGCACCGCCGGCGGCTTCGCGGTGACCACCGCCGACGGGCGCACGCTGGAGGCGCCGCTGGTGGCGGTCGCGGCGCCGCCCGACGCGGCGGCGGCCATGCTCGAGCAGGACTTCCACGAGCTCGCCACCGGGATCCGCCGGGTCGGCACGGTCCGGGTGGACAGCATGGGCGTGGTCCTGCCGCGCGCCGAGTGCTGGATGCCGGAGTGCGCGTTCCTGGTGCCGGTGGACGACCTGTTCTTCTCGTGCGTGACGCGCGACCCGTTCCCGGACCCGCGGATGCGCGCCTTCGCGTTCCACTTCCGCGACGGGACCTCGCGCGAGCAGCGCCTGAAGCGCATGAGCGAGGTGCTGCGCGTGCCGGTGGAGCGGCTGGGGACGCCGGTGGAGCGGCGGACCACGCTGCCGTCGCCGGCGCTGGGGCACGCGGACATCGTGGCGGAGCTGGACCGCTGCCTGGCGGGCGGGAAGCTCGCCGTCACCGGCAACTACTTCGCCGGCCTCGCCATCGAGGACTGCGTGCTCCGCTCCAACGAGGAGTGGAAGCGGGTGGCGGGGTAG
- a CDS encoding helix-turn-helix transcriptional regulator, translating to MQKDQRLLDLAALLLKAAEPVSWREIQEQFPEDYGGKGEAAIRKFERDKADLLELGIPVRYASGDEDLPAGYLIDRDEFYLPDLKLPPEDLALLYLAGSAALATGTFPYARDLAHALNKLSFAARAPGASEAAAFAARRLGEGDGPGPAVGPIVEELSRAIALKKRVHLAYLGAERREQTERDVDPYGLFQRGGAWFLVGWCHLRRDLRTFHVSRIESLTVNPSARRTPDFQPRKDFSLADHATREAWEYSVHAPVRCKVRLEPPVSAEVLASFGARARVREDGAATLVEVDATNGEGLLRHVLALGDGAELLAPKALRDRARAVLEQLAEELA from the coding sequence ATGCAGAAGGATCAGCGGCTCCTCGATCTCGCGGCGCTCCTCCTCAAGGCCGCCGAGCCGGTCTCCTGGCGCGAGATCCAGGAGCAGTTCCCCGAGGACTACGGCGGCAAGGGCGAGGCCGCGATCCGCAAGTTCGAGCGCGACAAGGCCGACCTGCTCGAGCTCGGGATCCCGGTGCGCTACGCGAGCGGCGACGAGGATCTCCCCGCCGGCTACCTCATCGACCGGGACGAGTTCTACCTGCCGGACCTGAAGCTCCCTCCCGAGGACCTGGCGCTCCTGTACCTGGCCGGCTCCGCCGCGCTCGCCACCGGCACCTTCCCGTACGCTCGCGATCTCGCCCACGCGCTCAACAAGCTGTCGTTCGCGGCGCGGGCGCCGGGTGCCTCCGAGGCGGCCGCGTTCGCCGCCCGCCGGCTGGGCGAGGGCGACGGCCCCGGGCCGGCGGTCGGGCCCATCGTGGAGGAGCTGTCGCGCGCCATCGCGCTGAAGAAGCGCGTGCACCTCGCCTACCTCGGCGCCGAGCGCCGCGAGCAGACCGAGCGCGACGTGGACCCGTACGGCCTGTTCCAGCGCGGCGGGGCCTGGTTCCTGGTGGGCTGGTGCCACCTGCGCCGCGACCTGCGCACGTTCCACGTGTCCCGGATCGAGTCGCTGACGGTGAACCCGTCCGCGCGGCGCACCCCCGACTTCCAGCCGCGCAAGGACTTCTCGCTCGCCGATCACGCCACCCGCGAGGCCTGGGAGTACTCGGTCCACGCGCCGGTGCGGTGCAAGGTGCGGCTCGAGCCGCCGGTCTCGGCCGAGGTGCTCGCCTCGTTCGGCGCTCGCGCCCGCGTGCGGGAGGACGGCGCGGCCACGCTGGTGGAGGTGGACGCCACCAACGGCGAGGGGCTGCTGCGCCACGTGCTCGCGCTGGGCGACGGGGCCGAGCTCCTCGCGCCGAAGGCGCTGCGCGACCGCGCGCGGGCGGTGCTCGAGCAGCTCGCGGAGGAGCTGGCGTGA